From Rhodobium gokarnense, a single genomic window includes:
- a CDS encoding ABC transporter ATP-binding protein, which yields MAGVRLKDLSKSFGAVEVLKGIDLVVEPHEFAVLLGPSGCGKSTTLRMLAGLEPATGGEIWIGERNVTNLEPRERDIAMVFQNYALYPHMTIAQNMGFGLKARKLPADEIAARVTKAAEMLGITDLLNRRPRELSGGQQQRVAIGRAIVREPSLFLFDEPLSNLDAKLRVEMRTELLQLHRSLDATTVYVTHDQEEAMTMADRIVVMNKGRIEQIGSPSEIYFRPASLMVAGFIGSPAMNFVDGKVAGGKVETPIGAIAASSLPEDGTKVTIGFRPDDFYFPDDLPAEETAATISFSVRFIELLGARGIVTLRAGTTDFKAIFEERFLNRFTEGATVPLSLSRDRLHVFLKETGARWGGEAS from the coding sequence ATGGCTGGCGTTCGACTGAAAGACCTATCGAAGAGCTTCGGCGCCGTTGAGGTGCTGAAGGGCATCGACCTCGTCGTCGAGCCGCACGAGTTCGCCGTCCTCCTCGGGCCCTCCGGCTGCGGCAAGTCGACGACGCTGAGGATGCTGGCGGGCCTGGAACCGGCCACCGGCGGCGAGATCTGGATCGGCGAGCGGAATGTCACCAACCTTGAGCCGCGCGAGCGCGACATCGCCATGGTGTTCCAGAACTACGCGCTCTACCCGCATATGACGATCGCCCAGAACATGGGCTTCGGCCTCAAGGCGCGGAAGCTGCCGGCCGACGAGATCGCTGCCCGCGTCACCAAGGCCGCGGAGATGCTCGGCATCACCGATCTCCTCAACCGCCGGCCGCGCGAGCTTTCCGGCGGCCAGCAGCAGCGGGTCGCCATCGGCCGGGCGATCGTGCGCGAGCCGAGCCTGTTCCTGTTCGACGAGCCGCTCTCCAACCTCGACGCCAAGCTGCGGGTGGAGATGCGCACGGAACTCCTGCAGCTCCACCGCAGCCTCGATGCGACGACCGTCTACGTCACCCACGACCAGGAAGAGGCCATGACCATGGCCGACCGGATCGTCGTCATGAACAAGGGGCGGATCGAGCAGATCGGATCGCCCTCGGAGATCTATTTCCGGCCGGCCTCGCTGATGGTCGCCGGCTTCATCGGCAGCCCGGCGATGAACTTCGTCGACGGCAAGGTGGCGGGCGGTAAGGTCGAGACGCCGATCGGCGCCATCGCGGCGTCCTCGCTGCCGGAGGACGGCACCAAGGTCACCATCGGCTTCCGGCCGGACGACTTTTATTTCCCCGACGACCTGCCGGCCGAGGAGACCGCGGCGACGATCTCCTTCTCGGTCCGCTTCATCGAACTCCTCGGCGCCCGCGGCATCGTCACGCTGAGGGCCGGCACCACCGACTTCAAGGCGATCTTCGAGGAGCGCTTCCTCAACCGCTTCACCGAAGGCGCCACCGTGCCGCTGTCGCTCAGCAGGGACCGGCTGCACGTTTTCCTGAAAGAGACCGGCGCACGGTGGGGCGGCGAGGCGTCCTGA
- a CDS encoding AEC family transporter — protein sequence MSILAIILPVIGLIAVGWLAQKTRLVSRAAEEGLTEYVFSIAVPALIVLTLTKDFDSADFSWAYLVAYFSGVAVAWLAGMLLATRLGNGTWKESVLFGFVSAQSNTVLLGIPLIIRVYGDAAAMPMFLLLAVHLPIMMTAVTLMVEGPTSGTGLRTQFAKIGGSLIRNPIVVAMIVGLFLKLTGLTPGGILATLLEGIGKTTATCALLAMGMSLARYNLVRGLTSGLMLSLVKLVIHPLAVWVLAFKLFGLPPVVGGVAVIYAALPSGINSYLVAKRYGAAEMEVSATIILATLLSVVSLFLWLSFLNAQ from the coding sequence ATGTCCATCCTTGCCATCATCCTCCCGGTGATCGGTCTCATCGCCGTCGGCTGGCTGGCGCAGAAGACGCGCCTCGTCTCGCGCGCGGCCGAGGAAGGCCTCACCGAGTACGTCTTTTCCATTGCCGTGCCGGCCCTGATCGTCCTCACCCTGACCAAGGACTTCGATAGTGCGGATTTCTCCTGGGCCTACCTGGTCGCCTATTTCTCCGGCGTCGCGGTCGCCTGGCTCGCCGGCATGCTGCTCGCGACCCGGCTCGGCAACGGCACCTGGAAGGAAAGCGTCCTCTTCGGCTTCGTCTCGGCCCAGTCCAACACGGTCCTCCTCGGCATTCCGCTGATCATCCGGGTCTATGGCGATGCCGCGGCGATGCCGATGTTCCTGCTTCTCGCCGTCCACCTGCCGATCATGATGACGGCCGTCACGCTGATGGTCGAAGGCCCGACCTCCGGCACCGGCCTCAGGACGCAATTCGCCAAGATCGGCGGCTCGCTGATCCGCAATCCGATCGTCGTCGCCATGATCGTGGGACTGTTCCTGAAGCTCACGGGCCTGACGCCCGGCGGCATCCTGGCAACGCTCCTGGAGGGCATCGGCAAGACGACCGCGACCTGCGCCCTCCTTGCCATGGGCATGTCGCTGGCGCGCTACAATCTGGTGCGGGGGCTGACCAGCGGCCTGATGCTGAGCCTCGTCAAGCTCGTCATTCACCCGCTGGCGGTCTGGGTGCTGGCCTTCAAGCTGTTCGGCCTGCCGCCCGTGGTCGGCGGCGTCGCGGTCATCTATGCCGCCCTGCCGTCGGGCATCAACAGCTACCTGGTCGCCAAGCGCTACGGCGCGGCGGAAATGGAAGTCTCGGCGACGATCATCCTGGCAACGCTGCTGTCGGTCGTCAGCCTGTTCCTGTGGCTGTCGTTCCTCAACGCGCAATAG